The Dromaius novaehollandiae isolate bDroNov1 chromosome 5, bDroNov1.hap1, whole genome shotgun sequence genome window below encodes:
- the ZBTB1 gene encoding zinc finger and BTB domain-containing protein 1 isoform X2 produces MARTSHSNYVLQQLNNQREWGFLCDCCIAIDDIYFQAHKAVLAACSSYFRMFFMNHQHTTAQLNLSNMKISAECFDLILQFMYLGKIMTAPANFEQFKVAMNYLQLYNVPECLEDIQDTDSSSLKCSSSASSTQNSKMIFGVRMYEDTVARNGSEVNRWGMEPPSSTVNTSHNKEPDEEALQLGSFPEQLFDVCKKSTTSKFSHAKDRVSHSRRFGRSFTCDSCGFSFSCEKLLDEHVLTCTNRHSYQSARYYGAEKIDFNEKDSSSKILSGQTEKYKGDTSQAADDSSSPVSNVTSRKSSTVASETSGEEGSRASERKRIIIKMEPEDNPADELKDFNIIKVTDKDCNESSDNDDLDDEQEEPLYTYYVEEEIREKRNARKTLKPRLSMDEDERKCLKSPRHLGRKAPSVQEDVENAPCELCGLTITEEDLSSHYLSKHIENICACGKCGQILVKGKQLQDHAQTCGEPQDLTMNGIRNSEEKMDLEDNAEEQSEIRDMMFAEMLEDFRDGHFQMNSLQKKQLYKHSACPFRCPNCGQRFETENLVVEHMSNCLEQDLFKNSIMEENERDHRRKHFCNLCGKGFYQRCHLREHYTVHTKEKQFVCQTCGKQFLRERQLRLHNDMHKGMASSEIGTSKLLNN; encoded by the coding sequence ATGGCAAGAACCAGCCACAGCAACTATGTCCTTCAGCAGCTAAACAACCAAAGAGAGTGGGGCTTTCTCTGTGACTGCTGTATTGCTATTGATGATATTTATTTTCAAGCACATAAAGCAGTCCTTGCTGCGTGCAGCTCTTATTTTAGGATGTTTTTTATGAACCATCAACACACTACAGCCCAGCTGAATCTAAGCAACATGAAGATTAGTGCTGAATGTTTTGATCTCATTTTGCAGTTCATGTATTTAGGAAAAATTATGACAGCCCCTGCCAACTTTGAGCAATTTAAAGTGGCCATGAACTATTTACAGCTGTATAATGTACCTGAATGTCTAGAAGATATACAGGATACAGACTCATCTAGTTTAAAATGTTCATCTTCTGCTTCTAGCACCCAGAATAGTAAAATGATATTTGGCGTGAGAATGTATGAAGACACAGTTGCTAGAAATGGCAGTGAAGTAAACAGGTGGGGCATGGAGCCGCCAAGTTCAACAGTAAATACGTCCCATAACAAAGAACCTGATGAAGAAGCTTTGCAGCTAGGCAGTTTCCCTGAACAACTGTTTGATGTCTGCAAAAAAAGCACCACGTCCAAATTCTCTCACGCAAAAGATCGCGTGTCCCATTCACGCCGTTTTGGAAGAAGCTTCACCTGTGACAGCTGTGGGTTTAGTTTTAGCTGTGAAAAGTTACTGGATGAGCACGTGTTAACGTGCACTAACAGGCATTCTTACCAAAGTGCCAGGTACTATGGTGCTGAAAAAATTGACTTTAACGAAAAAGACTCTTCTTCTAAAATACTGTCTGGACAAACGGAAAAATACAAAGGAGACACAAGCCAAGCTGCTGACGATTCTTCATCTCCTGTGTCAAACGTTaccagcagaaaaagcagcacagttGCATCGGAGACATCAGGTGAAGAGGGAAGTAGAGCCTCTGAGAGGAAGAGGATTATCATCAAGATGGAACCAGAGGACAATCCTGCAGATGAGCTGAAAgattttaatattattaaagTAACAGATAAAGACTGCAATGAGTCTTCTGACAATGATGACCTCGACGATGAACAGGAAGAGCCGCTTTACACATACTATGTTGAGGAAGAGATCAGGGAAAAGAGAAATGCTCGGAAGACTTTAAAACCCCGTTTATCCATGGATGAGGATGAAAGAAAGTGTTTAAAAAGTCCACGGCACCTTGGCAGGAAAGCTCCTTCAGTGCAGGAAGATGTGGAGAATGCTCCCTGTGAACTTTGTGGGCTAACAATCACCGAGGAAGATCTATCCTCTCATTATTTATCCAAACATATAGAAAATATATGTGCTTGTGGCAAGTGCGGTCAAATACTGGTCAAAGGTAAACAGTTACAGGATCACGCACAGACGTGTGGAGAACCCCAGGATCTGACCATGAATGGTATAagaaattctgaggaaaaaatggaCTTAGAAGACAATGCTGAGGAACAGTCAGAAATAAGGGACATGATGTTTGCAGAGATGCTAGAGGACTTCAGGGACGGTCATTTCCAAATGAACAGTCTTCAAAAAAAACAGTTATATAAGCATTCTGCATGTCCTTTCCGATGTCCTAATTGCGGTCAGCGTTTTGAAACTGAAAACCTAGTGGTTGAACATATGTCAAACTGCCTAGAGCAAGATCTTTTTAAGAATTCCATTATGGAAGAGAATGAAAGAGATCACAGACGTAAGCATTTCTGCAATCTTTGTGGGAAAGGATTTTATCAGCGGTGTCACTTGCGGGAACACTATACTGTTCATACCAAGGAAAAACAGTTTGTTTGTCAGACATGTGGGAAGCAGTTCTTAAGAGAACGCCAGTTGCGGCTCCACAATGATATGCACAAAGGAATGGCCAG
- the ZBTB1 gene encoding zinc finger and BTB domain-containing protein 1 isoform X1: MARTSHSNYVLQQLNNQREWGFLCDCCIAIDDIYFQAHKAVLAACSSYFRMFFMNHQHTTAQLNLSNMKISAECFDLILQFMYLGKIMTAPANFEQFKVAMNYLQLYNVPECLEDIQDTDSSSLKCSSSASSTQNSKMIFGVRMYEDTVARNGSEVNRWGMEPPSSTVNTSHNKEPDEEALQLGSFPEQLFDVCKKSTTSKFSHAKDRVSHSRRFGRSFTCDSCGFSFSCEKLLDEHVLTCTNRHSYQSARYYGAEKIDFNEKDSSSKILSGQTEKYKGDTSQAADDSSSPVSNVTSRKSSTVASETSGEEGSRASERKRIIIKMEPEDNPADELKDFNIIKVTDKDCNESSDNDDLDDEQEEPLYTYYVEEEIREKRNARKTLKPRLSMDEDERKCLKSPRHLGRKAPSVQEDVENAPCELCGLTITEEDLSSHYLSKHIENICACGKCGQILVKGKQLQDHAQTCGEPQDLTMNGIRNSEEKMDLEDNAEEQSEIRDMMFAEMLEDFRDGHFQMNSLQKKQLYKHSACPFRCPNCGQRFETENLVVEHMSNCLEQDLFKNSIMEENERDHRRKHFCNLCGKGFYQRCHLREHYTVHTKEKQFVCQTCGKQFLRERQLRLHNDMHKGMARYVCSICDQGNFRKHDHVRHMISHLSAGETICQVCFQIFPNNEQLEQHMDVHLYTCGVCGAKFNLRKDMRSHYNAKHLKRT, from the coding sequence ATGGCAAGAACCAGCCACAGCAACTATGTCCTTCAGCAGCTAAACAACCAAAGAGAGTGGGGCTTTCTCTGTGACTGCTGTATTGCTATTGATGATATTTATTTTCAAGCACATAAAGCAGTCCTTGCTGCGTGCAGCTCTTATTTTAGGATGTTTTTTATGAACCATCAACACACTACAGCCCAGCTGAATCTAAGCAACATGAAGATTAGTGCTGAATGTTTTGATCTCATTTTGCAGTTCATGTATTTAGGAAAAATTATGACAGCCCCTGCCAACTTTGAGCAATTTAAAGTGGCCATGAACTATTTACAGCTGTATAATGTACCTGAATGTCTAGAAGATATACAGGATACAGACTCATCTAGTTTAAAATGTTCATCTTCTGCTTCTAGCACCCAGAATAGTAAAATGATATTTGGCGTGAGAATGTATGAAGACACAGTTGCTAGAAATGGCAGTGAAGTAAACAGGTGGGGCATGGAGCCGCCAAGTTCAACAGTAAATACGTCCCATAACAAAGAACCTGATGAAGAAGCTTTGCAGCTAGGCAGTTTCCCTGAACAACTGTTTGATGTCTGCAAAAAAAGCACCACGTCCAAATTCTCTCACGCAAAAGATCGCGTGTCCCATTCACGCCGTTTTGGAAGAAGCTTCACCTGTGACAGCTGTGGGTTTAGTTTTAGCTGTGAAAAGTTACTGGATGAGCACGTGTTAACGTGCACTAACAGGCATTCTTACCAAAGTGCCAGGTACTATGGTGCTGAAAAAATTGACTTTAACGAAAAAGACTCTTCTTCTAAAATACTGTCTGGACAAACGGAAAAATACAAAGGAGACACAAGCCAAGCTGCTGACGATTCTTCATCTCCTGTGTCAAACGTTaccagcagaaaaagcagcacagttGCATCGGAGACATCAGGTGAAGAGGGAAGTAGAGCCTCTGAGAGGAAGAGGATTATCATCAAGATGGAACCAGAGGACAATCCTGCAGATGAGCTGAAAgattttaatattattaaagTAACAGATAAAGACTGCAATGAGTCTTCTGACAATGATGACCTCGACGATGAACAGGAAGAGCCGCTTTACACATACTATGTTGAGGAAGAGATCAGGGAAAAGAGAAATGCTCGGAAGACTTTAAAACCCCGTTTATCCATGGATGAGGATGAAAGAAAGTGTTTAAAAAGTCCACGGCACCTTGGCAGGAAAGCTCCTTCAGTGCAGGAAGATGTGGAGAATGCTCCCTGTGAACTTTGTGGGCTAACAATCACCGAGGAAGATCTATCCTCTCATTATTTATCCAAACATATAGAAAATATATGTGCTTGTGGCAAGTGCGGTCAAATACTGGTCAAAGGTAAACAGTTACAGGATCACGCACAGACGTGTGGAGAACCCCAGGATCTGACCATGAATGGTATAagaaattctgaggaaaaaatggaCTTAGAAGACAATGCTGAGGAACAGTCAGAAATAAGGGACATGATGTTTGCAGAGATGCTAGAGGACTTCAGGGACGGTCATTTCCAAATGAACAGTCTTCAAAAAAAACAGTTATATAAGCATTCTGCATGTCCTTTCCGATGTCCTAATTGCGGTCAGCGTTTTGAAACTGAAAACCTAGTGGTTGAACATATGTCAAACTGCCTAGAGCAAGATCTTTTTAAGAATTCCATTATGGAAGAGAATGAAAGAGATCACAGACGTAAGCATTTCTGCAATCTTTGTGGGAAAGGATTTTATCAGCGGTGTCACTTGCGGGAACACTATACTGTTCATACCAAGGAAAAACAGTTTGTTTGTCAGACATGTGGGAAGCAGTTCTTAAGAGAACGCCAGTTGCGGCTCCACAATGATATGCACAAAGGAATGGCCAGGTATGTCTGTTCCATTTGTGATCAAGGAAACTTCAGAAAACATGACCATGTACGGCATATGATATCTCACTTATCAGCTGGAGAGACTATATGCCAGGTCTGCTTTCAGATATTCCCAAATAATGAGCAACTGGAGCAGCACATGGATGTTCATCTGTATACATGTGGAGTATGTGGAGCAAAATTTAATTTGAGAAAAGATATGAGATCTCACTATAATGCCAAGCATTTGAAAAGAACATAA
- the ZBTB25 gene encoding zinc finger and BTB domain-containing protein 25, translating to MRRASPQLAVARAMDAAGHSVVLLQQLNMQREFGFLCDCTVAIGDVYFKAHRAVLAAFSNYFKMIFIHQTSECIKIQPTDIQPDIFSYLLHIMYTGKGPKQTVNQSRLEEGIRFLHADHLSHIAIEMNQAFSPETVPSSNLYGIQISTAHKTKRLEGKEGLANAGNRPPAQGDHPQLQLSLAIGLDDGPQDQQVARRSAQPAGAVKPTEELPKLSVSIKQEKCDSEPVVSQSCTPPSPGIANPIFAKASHKVHLCHYCGERFDSRGGLREHLHTHVSGSLPFGVPASILESSDLGEVQLLAENREAGEGPRLGAFLLKDDEHQVERPSRSDLEPLQIGQLSLISKDHEPVELNCNFSFSRKKKISCTICGHMFFRKSQLLEHMYTHKGKQYKHSRCQRLESPMTPRFRPYCDSESMGKSSGLSQEHLDSCILESDLIQESVDTILVE from the exons ATGAGACGAGCGTCTCCCCAGCTCGCTGTCGCGCGCGCCATGGATGCCGCTGGCCACAGCGTCGTCCTCCTGCAGCAGTTGAACATGCAGCGGGAGTTTGGCTTTCTGTGCGACTGCACGGTTGCCATTGGAGATGTTTACTTCAAAGCCCACAGAGCGGTGCTAGCTGCTTTCTCAAACTACTTTAAGATGATATTTATTCATCAGACAAG tgaaTGCATAAAGATTCAGCCCACAGATATCCAGCCTGACATATTCAGTTACCTGCTGCATATCATGTACACCGGGAAGGGGCCAAAGCAGACCGTCAACCAGAGCCGGCTGGAGGAGGGCATTCGGTTTCTGCACGCGGACCACCTTTCCCACATCGCGATCGAAATGAACCAAGCCTTCTCCCCAGAGACGGTGCCGTCTTCCAACTTGTATGGGATCCAGATCTCCACCGCCCACAAAACCAAGCgtctggaaggaaaggagggcCTAGCAAACGCGGGAAACAGGCCCCCGGCCCAGGGGGATCACCCGCAGCTGCAGCTCTCCCTCGCCATCGGACTGGACGACGGCCCGCAGGACCAGCAGGTTGCTCGCCgctctgctcagcctgctggTGCTGTCAAGCCCACCGAAGAGCTTCCAAAACTCTCCGTCTCGATAAAGCAGGAGAAGTGTGACTCAGAGCCTGTCGTGTCGCAGAGTTGCACCCCTCCTTCTCCGGGCATAGCAAACCCCATCTTCGCTAAAGCCAGCCACAAGGTGCATTTGTGTCACTACTGCGGGGAGCGCTTCGACTCGCGGGGCGGGTTGCGGGAGCACTTGCACACCCACGTCTCGGGCTCTCTCCCGTTCGGTGTGCCGGCCTCCATCCTGGAGAGCAGCGACCTGGGCGAAGTGCAGCTGCTCGCCGAAAACAGGGAGGCCGGCGAAGGTCCTCGGCTCGGGGCCTTCCTCCTGAAAGATGATGAGCACCAGGTGGAGCGGCCAAGCCGCAGCGACCTCGAGCCTCTGCAGATTGGCCAGCTGTCGCTCATCTCCAAGGACCACGAACCAGTAGAGTTAAACTGtaacttttctttctccagaaagaaaaaaatcagttgcacCATCTGCGGCCACATGTTTTTCCGGAAGAGCCAGTTGCTAGAGCACATGTACACGCACAAGGGGAAGCAGTACAAACACAGCCGCTGCCAGCGGCTGGAGAGCCCCATGACCCCCAGGTTTCGTCCTTACTGTGACAGCGAGAGCATGGGAAAGAGCTCAGGGTTATCTCAAGAGCACTTAGATTCGTGTATATTGGAGTCTGATCTTATCCAAGAAAGTGTTGATACAATCCTGGTAGAGTAG